From one Lycium ferocissimum isolate CSIRO_LF1 chromosome 5, AGI_CSIRO_Lferr_CH_V1, whole genome shotgun sequence genomic stretch:
- the LOC132055705 gene encoding probable receptor-like protein kinase At5g61350 encodes MRGRKHPFVTFAFLVVLFFANVATSTSKGTKFTPADNYLINCGSPDTTLLDDGRTFKSDPQSASYLSTDETILASVKSLQEKVTSFSSESLLYHTARIFESESMYRFLVFQPGRHWVRLYFYPLSHPDYNLTSAMFTVTSDSIVLLHDFSVKDTSKVLFKEYLINITSSQFTLKFSPLKKSFAFINAIEFVSAPDDLIPDSAAAVSPVGDFNGLSQFAFEVSYRLNIGGPIVTPKNDTLWRTWLPDDQYMSFPEGAQNVSVPLKTIVYPDGGATSLIAPKSVYATADRMVDAGVPNSNFKLTWEMDVDPNFSYLIRMHFCDIVSKGLNELYFNVYLNEMVGVSSLDLSTLTSDLATPYYKDFVLNATAITNGSIIVQVGPASNVQSILPNAILNGLEVMKISNIAGSLDGLFSSGRPHPGVMPRSRGMKIAAAFGLILMVTTLILLVMYIVRWRRRPAKGWQKQKTFSSWLPLNASYCSFMSSKSKTSCSTIISAGLNFGRVFTFNEIKNATKNFDEKAVIGVGGFGKVYLGESEDGTKLAIKRGNPSSSQGINEFLTEIELLSKLRHRHLVSLIGYCDEQSEMILVYEYMSNGPLRDHIYGSDLPTLTWRQRLEICIGAARGLHYLHTGSTQGIIHRDIKTTNILLDEDFVAKMADFGLSKTGPSLEQTHVSTAVKGSFGYLDPEYFRRQQLTEKSDVYSFGVVLFEVLCARPALDPALPREQVNLAEWAMQQHRKGSLEKIIDPHLAGTISPEALRKYVEAAEKCLAEYGVDRPTMGDVLWNLEYALQLESASPQSGLPLENENEKEHSKPSSSEQPVMNSKGNKEDQLIDINDDSGVVVGSPLFLEGFQGR; translated from the coding sequence ATGAGAGGAAGAAAACACCCTTTTGTCACTTTTGCCTTTCTCGTAGTACTATTTTTTGCAAATGTAGCCACTTCAACTTCAAAGGGGACAAAATTTACGCCAGCCGATAACTATCTGATCAATTGTGGATCCCCTGATACCACTTTGCTTGATGATGGAAGGACTTTTAAGTCTGACCCTCAATCTGCTTCTTACTTGTCCACTGATGAAACTATTTTAGCTTCTGTTAAGTCTTTACAAGAAAAGGTCACTTCTTTTTCCTCAGAATCTTTGTTATATCACACAGCAAGAATATTTGAAAGTGAATCTATGTATAGGTTTCTTGTTTTTCAACCAGGCAGGCATTGGGTGCGTTTGTATTTTTATCCTCTTTCTCATCCAGATTACAATCTAACAAGTGCTATGTTCACTGTTACTTCTGATAGTATTGTTTTACTTCATGATTTCTCAGTGAAGGATACTAGTAAAGTTTTGTTCAAAGAATACCTTATCAATATTACTTCATCCCAATTCACCCTCAAATTTTCACCTTTGAAGAAATCTTTTGCTTTTATCAATGCCATTGAGTTTGTCTCAGCACCAGATGATCTCATTCCTGATTCAGCTGCTGCGGTTTCACCTGTTGGTGATTTCAATGGCTTGTCTCAGTTTGCTTTTGAAGTAAGTTATCGGCTAAATATTGGAGGGCCAATTGTTACACCTAAAAATGACACATTGTGGAGGACATGGTTGCCTGATGATCAGTACATGTCATTTCCGGAAGGGGCTCAGAATGTGTCGGTTCCTCTAAAGACAATCGTATATCCAGATGGAGGGGCGACGTCTTTGATTGCCCCGAAATCTGTTTATGCAACAGCTGATAGGATGGTGGATGCTGGGGTGCCAAACTCGAATTTTAAGCTAACATGGGAGATGGACGTTGATCCGAACTTTTCCTATTTGATCAGAATGCATTTCTGTGATATTGTGAGCAAAGGCCTAAATGAGTTGTACTTCAATGTCTATCTTAATGAGATGGTGGGAGTCTCAAGTCTTGACCTTTCAACACTGACTTCAGATTTGGCCACACCTTATTACAAAGACTTTGTGCTCAATGCCACAGCCATCACCAACGGCTCGATCATCGTACAGGTGGGCCCCGCGTCAAACGTTCAATCTATCCTTCCGAATGCCATCCTCAATGGCTTGGAGGTAATGAAGATAAGCAACATAGCTGGAAGCTTGGATGGTCTGTTCTCGTCTGGCAGACCCCACCCAGGCGTAATGCCAAGATCACGCGGAATGAAAATTGCTGCTGCTTTTGGATTAATATTAATGGTTACAACATTAATATTGCTTGTGATGTACATTGTTCGTTGGCGAAGGAGGCCAGCAAAGGGTTGGCAGAAGCAAAAGACATTCTCTTCATGGCTTCCTCTTAATGCCAGTTACTGCAGTTTCATGTCAAGCAAGAGCAAGACTAGTTGTTCAACAATCATATCCGCGGGCCTAAACTTTGGCCGCGTCTTTACTTTCAACGAAATCAAGAATGCAACGAAAAACTTTGATGAGAAAGCAGTCATTGGTGTTGGAGGCTTTGGAAAAGTGTACCTTGGTGAATCGGAAGATGGAACGAAACTAGCTATAAAACGAGGAAATCCATCATCCTCTCAGGGCATCAACGAATTCTTAACTGAAATTGAATTGCTATCCAAGCTTAGGCATCGACATCTTGTTTCGCTCATTGGTTATTGTGATGAACAATCAGAAATGATTCTAGTTTACGAGTACATGTCTAATGGTCCTCTTCGTGACCACATTTATGGTTCCGATTTGCCAACTCTAACATGGAGACAGAGGCTCGAAATCTGCATAGGAGCTGCTCGAGGGCTACACTATCTTCACACTGGATCAACTCAAGGAATTATACATCGCGATATAAAAACTACAAACATCCTCCTGGATGAGGACTTTGTTGCAAAGATGGCTGATTTTGGCTTGTCAAAAACCGGTCCTTCATTGGAGCAAACGCATGTCAGCACAGCAGTGAAGGGTAGTTTCGGGTACCTTGATCCTGAATACTTCAGAAGACAACAACTAACAGAAAAATCTGATGTGTACTCATTTGGGGTTGTTCTTTTCGAGGTATTATGTGCAAGGCCTGCACTTGATCCTGCATTGCCAAGAGAACAAGTGAATTTGGCTGAGTGGGCAATGCAGCAACACAGAAAGGGGTCTCTAGAGAAGATCATAGACCCTCATCTTGCAGGAACCATTAGCCCCGAGGCTTTAAGAAAATACGTAGAAGCGGCAGAGAAATGCTTGGCAGAATATGGGGTTGATAGACCTACAATGggagatgttttatggaatttaGAGTATGCTTTGCAGCTTGAATCAGCATCCCCACAGAGTGGTCTTCCATTGGAGAATGAGAATGAGAAGGAACATTCCAAGCCAAGTTCTTCAGAACAGCCTGTGATGAATTCGAAGGGCAATAAAGAAGATCAGCTCATTGACATCAATGATGATTCTGGAGTGGTGGTTGGTTCTCCTTTGTTTTTAGAAGGTTTTCAAGGAAGATAA